TATGTGTGGATGTAAGTGATCCCATTTGATTGTATATCACCCTGACCAACCAAACAACACAATGAGAAATGAATACTCTGCTTCAAATCCAAACTATATAACCTAAGGTCCCTAATCAAACTTGTTCGTTACTTACAACAGTTTCAAATTCAGACCAAGTGAGTCCATTGCTTTGAAAGGTTTCAGTTTCACTTGGGAACTTTCTCATACACAAATTCCATGTTTTCAAGTCACAGACACGACTTTCTCAGAAGACCACAGAGGAAATCGGAAAACAAAAACCTCTTTCTCGATGAGCTTGGAGAAGAAGCGTTCAGCTTGAGCGGCGAAGACATCACCGTGGTAGTCACGCCAGACGGTAACACAGCCTTCGATATTGAGCAGAATCAGCACCTCCTGCCatgtttttcttctctttcttctcaaGGATTGTCGAATTAGATCTAAATGCGGCAGTTCAATTGACGATACCTGGTGAAAACACACAGCCACTAACAACACGCCATTTGCCAATAATTTCAAGATATGTAAGATTCAATCGGCAGAAATTACCTTTTCATGAACCATGACCATATCAATTCCCATAAGCTCTCCACCACTCGTGAAAACAGTCTCCCGATACCACCAGCCTTCAAATCAGACAGAAGCAGTTGAGGAATAGCCATACTCGAACCGCTCTTACAGAGAGTTTTGGAGTGGAGAAAGTGGGAACCAATGAGATTTGCGGATTCCTGCcttcgatatatatatattgtgtgaAATCTGTGACAGAGGTAGGAAGGTAGAAGGATTACGAATCCTTGGATTGCTTTTATTGCCTGCCATCAATAACATCGGGTTATTAATCGACGTGAGTGGAGGCTAAGCATAACATTTACTGTTACAAATAGAAGGTGGTGGCTGTGAATTTTGAAGAACGTAGAGGAAGAGTAGCGTAATGAGCCTCAAAGCTTACTCGGAATGAAAGCCCATTAGATAAGAAATGAAATCTGAAAATGTTAAAGTGCCATGTGTCACTATTAGCCCCATGTTCTGTGCTGAGGTGGAGGGTTGAGGAAAGAGACAACTctcctttattattatagatagatagatagatagatatttcaaaattcaaagaaaGAATGGAAGAGTGGAAACAAAGAAAATTATGTGTTTGGAGCCAAAAGGCAAACAACTATAACCCTCAATACTATGCCATAattgttataaaccatttagtgatCGACCCATTTATCAGCCCGTGTAGCAAGACGGGCCAAGCCCATCCGCAGGATCATACTGGCGTCTATCTACTCAtgtgtttatctacattatagTTGATGTTTATCTTACATATTGCTAGTCATTATTTAGTTAAGGATAAGtacgatctcatgtcgatctagtacttagaccgtcattaccatatgtatataaagaccagttggtcgacctaataatacacacaagttcccctcttcattcacaacacgttatcagcacgacctTGTCTCTAAACCCTTCCAAAAATCCACCACCCATAAATCAGAAACCAAACGATCTCTTGCTATTTTCCGGCGACTCCTAAAGCTCTTCCAGTCGCCTCATTTTCTCTCTGTCAGCAACCAGCAGCAGCTCTATTTCCTCACAGACCATTCAACTCATCACAAAAGGTTCAGGTATCTtcagaaaactcaaaacaaaaccaaaaaggaTTTAAACCCTCAGCCGCATACATACAGCTACCTCTAGCCGTATGTCTTTGcagaataaaatctaaaaccctaatctatttTCAAAGCTTAAATCTCGTCTTGTTTCACCCTGTTtaagcttgtttgattttttttaatcttcctgATGTGAGTTAATTGCTAGAACCTTTTAGGTTGACAAttacaccaattttttttacatatccgACTGCTGCATCAACTTAATCTGATTGTTTGCTTGCATTAGAAACTTGTTCTTGAATGTTTAAAGTCTTTCCCTGATATGTTGAAATCGACTAGAACCTGTCtcaaatttgaaagaatttttttaaatatttttaagataaatccgatttttcttatagataaatctgaaatttttaaagataaatccgattttttttataaatccgactgaaaacaatatattatatattttaattcgattttcctattttttaaaaaaccttatatctttatcttaaaaaaaaaaaggattttcagcatttatcagaaaaatatcgatttattttttttcctaatcctaCTAGGAATAGGAATTGCTAgtatttatctgaaaataaataaatttcggATTATTACTGATATACTAGcattatcaaatcattatatttaatctgataaatattgaaaacaaataaaagtaagaaatgattgcattttttttgaaaatgtatactaATCTGATTTCATGCATGGATTTAACTTTATCTCGATTTTGTATAGGTTTAATTTTACCTTCCTGCATATCACATGAAATCATATGATTAGGATATATCATTCACACTGATTAGTTTACTTTCATGTCGAAAATTGATAAAACTGATCAGATTTCATGCAATGGATTTAACTTTATCTTAGatgtataggtttaactttaccttcctgcataTACATGAAATCGTTTGGatcattgaaaaaaaatattgttatttactTGCATTGCTTGTACCCGACTGAAAGAGTATGTGAATGATCcgattattttcttactaatggggataataagactgagagcacattttccagattttccattaaagactatacgtctagacaatgcaagtgaattcacttcccaagcttttaatgactattgtatgtccatgggggtaagtgtggagcaTTCTGTAGCACATGTCCATACTCAGAATGGCCTGGTTGAATCCTTTATAAAATGGATCCAGCTGATTGCCCGGCCACTCTTAATGAATACCAAACTcccagtatcagcttggggacatgcaGTACAACATGCAGCTGAGctaattcgcatcaggccatctagtgagcataaaTACTCGCCATCCCAACTACtaacgggtcatgagccagatatATCCCATCTAAGAGTTTATGGATGTGCCGTCCAAGTGCCTATaacaccaccacagagaacaaagatgggacctcagagGAGGATGGGAGTATATGTTGGATACGATTCCCCTTCTATTATTAAGTACCTAGAGCCAACAacaggtgatttgtttaaggccaggttcgcggattgtcattttgatgaatcccAGTATCCAGCATTAGGGGGAGATTATGGTAAGCTGGTACAAGATATaaaatggaatcaaacatccttaacaTGGCaggatcctcggactagagatcgTGATCTAGAAGTCCGgaagattatacatcttcaagagctagctaacagattgccagattcctttgctgacccaaatagagtaacCAAGTCATACATACCAACTGTAAATGCACCAATAAGACTTGATGTCCGTGATGGACATAACCAGGCTGCTACTACGTCTAAACCACaattgaaacgtggtagaccagtaGGTTCCAAAGACAAAGAAGTTCAGAAAAGAAAGAGTGCAAAGAAATCCTACAAAGTGGAAACTCTAGACATGGAAAAGGAAACTCATGTACCACCAAAAGATACTTGGGACGCTAAGAATCAAGGTAATGAAGTTCCTgacaataatgagatctcaataaattatgtcatgtctggaaggaaatggaacagaaaacatGTCGACATGAATGATATATTTGCTTATAATGTAGCAGTCGAATTGATGGATAATAAGGATCCAGAACCCACATCTATACTAGAATGTATGCAACGACCAGATTGGttgaaatggaaagaagccattaatgtggagttagaatcactgAAAAAGAGAGGAGTGTTTGGACAGATCATCCGGACACCTCACAACATagaaccagtgggatacaaatgggttttttgtgagaaaaagaaatgagaaaggagaagttgtgagatataaagcacgacttgttgcacaaggattctcacaaagaccaggaatagattatgaggaaacttattcccctgtggtggatgctacgacCTTAAGATTTCTAATAAGTCTGGCTGTAAGAGAAGGTCTtgatatgcggttaatggatgttgtaactgcctacttatatggtccactggataatgagatatacatgaaaattccagatggtattgaattgaaaaacaaagagagttctcgagaacaacattgtatcAGATTCAACAAGTCtctttatggattaaagcaatcaggtcgaatgtggtacaatagactgtCCGAATATCTCCTGAAAGAAGGATACAAAAACGACCAGATCTGCCCATGcatattcataaagaagttcaataagggttttgtaatcattgcagtatatgtagatgatttaaatatcctaggaacctctggaaaAATTTCTCAAactgttgaatatctcaagaaagaattcgagatgaaagatcttggaaaaacaaagttttgtttgggattgcaacttgagtatatgaaagatggaattcgtgtgcatcaaaaggcatatacagaaaaagtactcaaaagatttaatatggaccagtctcacccattgactagccccatggtcgtgagaagTCTTGGTCCGGACACTGACCCATttggtccgaagaagaaaaatgaggaagtccttggtcccgaagtgtcttatctcagtgccataggagctctgATGTATTTAGCTGGCcacacacgaccagacatcAGCTTTACTGTGAACTTACTTTCTAGGTTCAGCtcctgtccgacccaaaggcactggaacgggattaaacatatacttcgttacctacaaggaacgaaagacttgggtcttaTGTTTACTGACAAATCTAAGGAAGATTTAGTtggttttgctgatgcaggttatctctCTGATCCACATTATGCTAGATCTCAGACTGGTTATGTTTTTACACACGGTGGGACAGCTATATCCTGGCGGTCCATGAAGCAGACCATGGCAGCCACATCCTCTAACCACGCAGAAATATTAGCCATGCATGAAGCCAGCCGTGAGAGTGTATGGATGAGATCCATGACACAGCATATTCGTACCACTTGTGGTATGATCAAAGGAAAGGATCCACCGACCATCCTATACGAGGATAACACATCATGCATCGCACAGCTTAAGGATGGATACATTAAAGGAGATAGGACGAAACATATTCttcctaagttcttctttacacACGAGCTTCAGAAGGCAGGAGAGGTCCAAATATTGCAAGTCCGTTCGAGTGAGaattcagccgacctcttcaccaagtcactaccaacctcaacgttcaagaagctcaTATGGAAGATAGGCATGCGTCGACTGAAGGATCTTCGGTGATgcattcatcagggggagttcatgtgttgtactctttttcctgtcttgttttcccttttaccacattgggttttgggtttgtcaagagaggttttaatgaggcaacatccaaagcatgAATGAACCTtgaccggatgtgtcgatcaaaggggagtgttataaaccatttagtgatcgacccatttatcagcccgtgtagcaagacgggccaagcccatccgcaggatcatactggcgcatatctactcttgtgtttatctacattatagttagtgtttatcttacgtattgctagtcattatctagttaaggataagtacgatctcatgtcgatccagtacttagaccgttattactatatgtatataaaaaccagttggtcgacctaataatacacacaagttcccctcttcattcacaacaaTAATGTCAAATTGTCACTTGTTTATTTTTAGAAGTTACGTCATTAATTTACTTGTTTTgtaaagacaaaagaaaaaaacaaaggacCACACACCAGCTTCGTTATGAGTTTACTCGTTTCCTGACGGACAGATCAATCAGCAAACTCCACAACCACGGGCCATCTCGCGCTCTCAGTAATGGCTCAAGACTCTAATATGGGCGCAGTAACGTTTAGTTTTTAAATGATAATCCCAAAATTTTCTCACTAACATTTATAAGGACTTTCAAAGTTTTTACACCTACGCAATACATGGAATGAGCAAAGTTGCACGTTAAGCTATATTGTAGATTGTTGGTGTTgacttttaacaaaaaaaatacttttaacttATAGAAGTATAAATTAATCAATTCTTatgatacaaaacaaaaatgttacATTACCTTAAAAATTCACCACAAGCGCGTGATCCACTTCACTGGCCCAAAATCACTCCTAGTCCAAGCGTACATACAGTtgctttccattttttaaatattcattttctttgtttgttgcTTTGTTAAAAGAATGattctattttatttgtttgtgcAACTACTGTGTAGAAAGGATCCAAAACCAACTGTAGTATGTGAATTGAATTTTAGTCAcaatgcaaaaaaataaaacacacacaccaAAATGTCACTGAGAtttcttctcctcttcctctttctcCTCCATGTCTCCCCCGCATTTTCATCACCGGAGCCGAACTACTTCAACTCCCTACTTCCTTCCGACGCAGTTGCGTTACTCTCTTTCAAATCCACCGCCGATCTCGACAACAAGCTCTTGTACTCCCTCACAGAGCGTTACGACTACTGCCAATGGCGCGGAGTCAAATGCGCACAAGGCCGTATCGTTCGCCTCGTTCTCTCCGGCGTCGGCCTCCGTGGATACTTCTCCTCCGCAACTCTTACCCGTCTCGACCAGCTCCGAGTTCTGAGCCTCGATAACAACTCCCTCTTTGGCCCCGTTCCTGATCTCTCCCCCCTCGTTAACTTAAAATCTCTCTTCCTTAGCCGGAACGAGTTCACCGGAGCTTTCCCTCCTTCGATTCTCTCCCTCCACCGGTTAATGATTCTCTCTCTTTCCTATAACAACTTAACCGGTCAGATTCCGTATGAGATAACCGCTCTTAACCGGTTAACTTCCTTGAATCTCGAGTTTAACCGCTTTAACGGCACACTCCCGTCGCTTAACCAGCCGTTTCTAACGTCGTTCAACGTTTCCGTTAACAATCTAACCGGAGTAATCCCTGATACTCTAACGCGATTCGACGCGTCTGCGTTTAGGTCTAACCCTGAGCTCTGCGGAGAGATCATCAACAGAGCTTGTCCTTCACGCTCGCCGTTCTCCGAGTCAGATAACAAGAACGGTGGAGATGTGGTTACCTCGCCGGTGGTTTCGAGGAAGAAAAGTAAAGAGAATGGGCTAGTTCTGGGCTTCACCGTTGGTCTAGCGTCGCTTATCGTCCTTGGTCTCTGCCTCGTCGTCTTCTCTCTAGTGATGAAGAAAACAAACGATGGTGAGGTTTACGAACCAAGTCAGAAAGGAGAAGCGTCTTCTTCCTCGCAACAACACCAACAGAATCAATCTCTACGAACAGGAACAGTTCGTATTTCGAATTCGAATTCAAATGAAAAGGAAGAAGATAAGCTTCGAATCCCAAACAGTGGTAATCTGATTTTCTGCGGAGGAGAATCGAGTTATACTCTAGAGCAGCTAATGAGAGCTTACGCGGAGCTTCTGGGAAGAGGATCGGTAGGGATAACGTACAAGGCGGTGTTTGATAATCAGCTCATCGTGACGGTTAAGAGACTAGACGCGGCCAAAACGGCGGTGACAAGCGAAGAAGCGTTGGAGAATCACATGGAGGTTGTTGGTGGATTAAGACACACGAATCTCGTTCCGATTAGAGCTTACTTTCAATCAAACGGAGAGAGGCTCATCGTCTACGATTACCAACCTAATGGTAGCCTCTTCAATCTCATTCACGGTAAATtttcaatcttcttcttcttcttcttcaaaatttgaggtttggtttaatttaattaatcaccGTTTAGTTAAAAACAATGTGGTTAATTTGCGTTGGTCTTAGTCATGAGGTGACATTTGTTTTGAGGTAGTGGTAGACTATACTATAGAATGACCCACTCTTATGCCGACCACACAGCGACGATCGCGGGGTTTTACTTTCGtaataatttacataaaaaagtttttgttattttgctcCTCTTTTTTTCCTGGAATTTTCATTGAATTACTTGCCACTAGTGGAATAAGACAGAAACCTGGTGGAACTCTGTGCTGTGTTTGCACGTGAAAAATCTCCTCTTTTGCCATAACCATTACCTTGCGTTAGTGCTTTATAATGAGTTCTTCCTGTTGCTAACccatttatgttttatatatgctTCTTGGTCTAATATAATTGGACCCATGTATAGCACCAAAGGAGACTAACTAATCTCAGTATTTTTCAGGTTCAAGATCCTCAAGAGCAAGGCCACTACATTGGACATCATGTCTGAAGATTGCAGAGGATGTAGCTCAAGGCTTGTACTACATTCACCAAACATCATCAGCATTAGTCCATGGAAACCTTAAATCAACGAACATCCTCCTCGGACATGACTTCGAAGCTTGTTTAACAGATTACTGCCTCAGCGTCTTGAtagactcttcttcttcttctttagtttcACCTGATGATGCTGACACTTCCTGTTACAAAGCCCCTGAGATCAGAAAATCATCTCGTAGACCCACTTCCAAATGCGATGTCTACTCCTTTGGTGTCTTGATCTTTGAGCTTTTGACTGGTAAGAACGCATCTAGGCATCCGTTTATGGCGCCTCATGAAATGCTTGCATGGGTTAGAGCAatgagagaagaagaggaaggtgcTGAGGATAGTAGGCTTGGTATGATGACTGAAACAGCTTGTCTTTGCCGTGTGACATCGCCGGAGCAAAGACCAACGATGAGGCAAGTGATTAAGATGATTCAGGGAATTAAAGAGAGTGTTATGGCTGAAGAAGTGTCTAACTTGTAGGCTTCCCTCCGACTACTTTTCTCAGTGGAGGAGCTGAATTTAGAAGGAATAATAATACAAGGGCGTAAAATGTAATTGTCTTAGGATGTGGGGTCGGAATCGTAATAGCTTTGAAATTTAGAGAACGAAACTCaaagaaatttgtttttttttcttcgtttttTCGTGGATGATGACTGTGGGTTTAGGTTCCCCCACCTGTCAAGATATTTATGGTCCATTTCCAAAATGAGAAAGGCCCAATTTTGCAAGTATTCAGCGACTCTAAAGGTGTCGTTAAATATTGGGCAATGTGTTGTTTAGGCTACTCGAAATCAGCACTTGAAGCGGAAGGTGATTTCAGCATTACTACTATATGTAGTACTTGGGCATTGTTGGCACTTGGCAGCAGTACAATGTACTACTTTTTTTGGGTCACAAGAAGATCATTTTTGAATGTGACTGTGATGTGTAGATTAGAAGTCTACTTACGCTGGATGGTGATTTCAGCATTACTACTATATGTAGTGACATCAAACGATGGTGTGGTCAGGTTGAAAGTTTTCACTATCGTCATGTTCATCGAGAAGAGAATGCTGTTGCGCATGAACTAGCAAAGCGAGTCACAACGGCTCAGCCTTTTACTTCTTTATCTTGTTTCATTCCATATTGGTTAACCAATGTGATTTGTAATGTTACATTTATCAATTCTAATAAATGTTAATTTGTGGGGGAAAAAACAAcatgatattttaaaaagaacatGTAACAAAGTGGTCCATTTTCTAGGAAATGAATTGATTTCTCAGCTTTTCAGTGGTAATTGGCGCCATGTTCACGTGCCAGCTGGGTCACAGCTTAAAGTTTCATTGTTAAATCGTATTTTTCATACGAATACTACTTCCCTTgtgaaattatttgttttttgtagATCTTGATATTTTAGTTATAAACCAAAGTCGTGGGAACAATCCAAATATCACTAGACTTGGTGTCCTACATATTTTTCTATAACAGTTCCACTATTATTAGGctattcagaaaaatattttgcgTGTAAGGATTCCCAAATAAGCATCAAATTATTATGAAAGGAAcgtaaattattaaataaaaaatccttAATGTAttgtaattaaataaaatatcctTAATGTAttgtaattgttttttaatGCATTGTAATTGCTACTTGTCCTGTTGTCCATGTAAtacaaaacaatcattttatacTATCGGAATAATTATAATATGTACACTGatgcttatatatattatattaaggATTAAGGACCATCGAACGGAAAACTGAAGgaaaaagttttcatttctaaAATGTCTATTTGGAAAATTATGACCTGCAAGAATATTATTGAAATCGTGAAGAAAACAAGCCAAGAGAGCAACAACATCGtattgtatattaaaaaaatcatataatatggTTGAACTTATTAGTTGAAgattatagttttttatttacttatttttgaaGATTATAGTTAAATCACGTatacttgacaaaaaaaaagttaaatcacGTATACGCTGTGGATAATCCATAAGAATAAAGATCATtatctaaataaaatttaaaatgaagaaaatacaACTCGACGCTCCTGAAAATAACATCAAACAATTATTAGAAGATCGGTTCTTTCGGGACCGACATATTGCTATTATAATCAGTCTCCCACCTGCTGCGTATGATAATTCAAAATTTACCAATtaatgtatgtatgtatgttatGTTATTATGTTATTGATCATATtattgatttgttgttgtcattcttttcaaacaaaaatattatttgtaactGTGCttcttaaattatataattagcaTTACTATGTATACGTGGGTTCCAAATACAAGGAAACTAAAATAATCCCGAGACTAACCCTGGGAGTAAAAAAAtacgagagaaaaaaaagaacaaaactgaAAATTACGGAGGCATAAAAGGGACAAAATGGACAATACACAAAATACGTGACGTAATTTGATTACAGATAAAGTCAATAATATCTAAAGGTATAGAGATATATTCTTCAATAGCTCAAGTGGTAAAGCAGAGTATTAATGCAGAGGAGGCGGAGAGTTCCCATTATATATCATtttgagtttcaaaaaaaaaaaaaaaatctaaaggtaTAGAGTCACCGACCACCGACCTACCTTTCTTCCTCCACTATCTTATACCACACCGTATACCGTATAGAAAATGGGATACATTCATACATATGCCTCGCCGTTTGTAGAATATTTTTCACCATATGCTATTTTCTTATTACAACATCTGTATTCTCATGTTTTATATGCAACATTGTATACACCTGATATAAGATTTTAGTTGATAATCGGAAAGGTAAGCCGTATTGGTCATGATTATGTCTACATAGCTTCTGATGTCTATCCGGACAGGATGTCAAGGTATCTTTCGTATAAATTTATCAgaatctaataaaaatatttagtatacAGACAGAAATATTATGTTAGTTATTCGTACCAGGGTGCATTCGTATTTCGTAGACAAAAATATCATAGTAGAAGAGTTTCAGCGTGGGGATGGATGGTAAAatatttagagaaatttttcaggacaattttttttagtttttataaaaaaaataaccaaaataaattttcttacaagataaaaatatatatttttttaaatgtatttttattctataattAACTAATCTACACTTagaatttagagttaaggggtgagattttgaaaatagaatttcaaattttttaaaaataaatattaaaatttttaaaataaaaataaactattttagtcattttctgTAGTGAAAAGTATTTTTGtggcaaaataaatattaaaattttcaaaataaaaataattatcagaGAAAATTGCTCAAATATTTATTAGAGAAGAGacgaataataattatattgatATGCGCATGTCATCTCCACCACCTATTCTCCCGCCTATCCTCTTATAAAGTTTCTGCtccataaaaaaacaattaacacAGAAGATACAGCTTTCATCATCGCCCcatattcatttatttatttattttatatttttgagcTGATATTATAACTAC
This genomic stretch from Brassica napus cultivar Da-Ae chromosome C9, Da-Ae, whole genome shotgun sequence harbors:
- the LOC111209632 gene encoding probable inactive receptor kinase At5g67200 gives rise to the protein MSLRFLLLFLFLLHVSPAFSSPEPNYFNSLLPSDAVALLSFKSTADLDNKLLYSLTERYDYCQWRGVKCAQGRIVRLVLSGVGLRGYFSSATLTRLDQLRVLSLDNNSLFGPVPDLSPLVNLKSLFLSRNEFTGAFPPSILSLHRLMILSLSYNNLTGQIPYEITALNRLTSLNLEFNRFNGTLPSLNQPFLTSFNVSVNNLTGVIPDTLTRFDASAFRSNPELCGEIINRACPSRSPFSESDNKNGGDVVTSPVVSRKKSKENGLVLGFTVGLASLIVLGLCLVVFSLVMKKTNDGEVYEPSQKGEASSSSQQHQQNQSLRTGTVRISNSNSNEKEEDKLRIPNSGNLIFCGGESSYTLEQLMRAYAELLGRGSVGITYKAVFDNQLIVTVKRLDAAKTAVTSEEALENHMEVVGGLRHTNLVPIRAYFQSNGERLIVYDYQPNGSLFNLIHGSRSSRARPLHWTSCLKIAEDVAQGLYYIHQTSSALVHGNLKSTNILLGHDFEACLTDYCLSVLIDSSSSSLVSPDDADTSCYKAPEIRKSSRRPTSKCDVYSFGVLIFELLTGKNASRHPFMAPHEMLAWVRAMREEEEGAEDSRLGMMTETACLCRVTSPEQRPTMRQVIKMIQGIKESVMAEEVSNL